The following proteins are co-located in the candidate division KSB1 bacterium genome:
- a CDS encoding Ig-like domain-containing protein codes for MKKRFAPVAFFKLLALCGLLVVNQSCNNNPLVPSDTAIIEGKVVEEGNLRPIKDVLVGLNSLVETALTDENGDYSLAIQLPDSNARVVSLSFSKSGFFDFNTAIVIQNGKLANIPDAVLTKSGDGPTGSSGPASNVVLTNIQTSNIFVKGSGANETSDATFEVRDANGIPVDLDHQVKVCFQIKGGPNGGEFVAPDTALTDNNGRVFTTVNSGTIAGALQIVAEVAGTSIASAPVPISIHGGLPDINHFSVVSARLNFAGYNIFGLVNPITVFVGDKYSNPVPPGTSVQFQSTGGIIEGSAVTNQLGIAAVSLISAAPQPQGVSGAAPPRNERGFALITAQTVDENQNAITKSTIVLFSGITQLTDLNPTTFSLTANSSQRFTFIVSDQNSNPLVAGTNINVQTNNGRVDGDTNVSLVDTQSRGATQFSFVLTNSDPDKIEGASADVTVTITVSSQNGAARLTFAGQMFP; via the coding sequence ATGAAGAAGCGCTTTGCCCCTGTGGCATTTTTCAAATTACTGGCACTTTGTGGTTTATTGGTTGTTAACCAAAGTTGCAATAATAATCCTCTTGTTCCTTCGGACACTGCAATTATAGAGGGGAAAGTTGTAGAGGAAGGTAACCTGCGTCCGATAAAAGACGTTTTGGTCGGATTAAACTCTCTCGTAGAAACTGCTCTTACGGATGAAAACGGGGACTATTCTTTAGCCATCCAACTGCCGGATTCTAATGCCAGGGTTGTCTCACTTTCTTTTTCAAAATCAGGTTTTTTTGATTTTAACACAGCCATCGTTATTCAAAACGGAAAACTTGCCAATATACCCGATGCGGTTTTAACTAAAAGCGGCGATGGCCCTACCGGCAGCAGCGGCCCTGCCTCCAATGTTGTGCTTACAAACATTCAAACCAGCAATATCTTCGTTAAAGGATCCGGCGCCAATGAAACCTCCGACGCTACTTTCGAAGTAAGAGATGCGAATGGCATTCCCGTTGATCTGGATCATCAGGTAAAGGTTTGTTTTCAAATTAAAGGGGGTCCAAATGGCGGAGAGTTTGTTGCTCCCGACACGGCATTAACCGACAACAATGGCAGAGTTTTTACGACGGTAAATAGCGGAACCATAGCGGGAGCCCTGCAGATTGTGGCTGAGGTTGCCGGGACTTCAATAGCTTCTGCGCCTGTCCCCATATCGATTCATGGCGGTCTGCCGGATATTAATCACTTCTCCGTAGTCTCTGCAAGGCTCAATTTTGCCGGATACAATATTTTCGGCCTGGTAAATCCTATAACCGTTTTTGTGGGCGACAAATATTCCAACCCGGTGCCCCCAGGTACATCCGTACAATTTCAAAGCACCGGCGGAATCATTGAAGGTTCAGCCGTAACCAATCAATTGGGAATCGCTGCCGTGAGTTTAATTTCGGCCGCTCCCCAGCCGCAAGGTGTTTCGGGGGCAGCCCCCCCGAGGAACGAGCGCGGGTTTGCCCTAATCACTGCACAAACAGTTGATGAAAATCAAAATGCAATTACGAAAAGCACCATTGTCCTATTTTCCGGGATAACACAACTCACCGATCTGAATCCTACCACTTTTAGCCTCACAGCAAATAGTTCCCAAAGATTCACTTTTATCGTCAGCGACCAGAACAGTAACCCATTAGTCGCCGGCACAAATATCAATGTCCAAACAAATAATGGCCGGGTTGACGGTGATACAAATGTATCTCTTGTCGACACACAATCAAGAGGCGCAACTCAGTTTTCGTTTGTGCTGACAAATTCCGATCCGGATAAAATTGAAGGAGCGTCCGCCGACGTTACTGTTACGATAACAGTCAGTAGCCAAAATGGCGCTGCACGTCTTACTTTTGCAGGACAAATGTTTCCATAA